A region of Lepus europaeus isolate LE1 chromosome 2, mLepTim1.pri, whole genome shotgun sequence DNA encodes the following proteins:
- the CXADR gene encoding coxsackievirus and adenovirus receptor isoform X1, whose translation MALLLRFVLLCGVADFARSLTIINPEQMIEKAKGETAYLPCKFTLSEEDQGPLDIEWLLSPADNQKPDQVIILYSGDKIYVDYYQDLKGRVHFTSNDITSGDASINVTNLQLSDIGIYQCKVKKAPGVANKKVQLTVLVKPSGIRCFIDGSEEIGNDFKLKCEPKEGSLPLRYEWQKLSDSQKMPDSWLPEMTSPVISVKNATSEYSGTYSCTVRNRVGSDQCLLRLDVVPPSNRAGTIAGAIIGTLLALVLIGCIVFCCHKKRREEKYEKEVHHDIREDVPPPKSRTSTARSYIGSNHSSLGSMSPSNMEGYSKTLYNQVPSEDFERAPQSPTLPPAKVAAPNLSRMGAVPVMIPAQSKDGSIV comes from the exons ATTTCGCCAGAAGTTTGACTATCATTAATCCTGAACAGATGATTGAAAAAGCCAAAGGGGAAACTGCCTATCTACCATGCAAATTTACTCTTAGTGAGGAAGACCAGGGACCACTGGACATTGAATGGCTATTATCACCAGCTGATAATCAGAAGCCGGATCAAGTG attattttatattctgGAGACAAAATTTATGTTGACTACTATCAAGATCTGAAAGGACGAGTACATTTTACAAGCAATGATATCACATCTGGTGATGCATCAATAAATGTAACAAATTTACAGTTATCGGATATCGGCATTTATCAGTGTAAAgtgaaaaaagctcctggtgtTGCAAATAAGAAAGTTCAACTTACAGTTCTtg ttaagcCTTCAGGTATAAGATGCTTCATTGATGGGtcagaagaaattggaaatgactTTAAACTAAAATGCGAACCCAAAGAAGGTTCACTTCCATTACGATATGAATGGCAAAAACTGTCTGACTCTCAGAAAATGCCCGACTCATGGTTACCAG AAATGACTTCACCTGTTATATCTGTAAAAAATGCCACTTCTGAGTACTCTGGGACCTATAGTTGTACAGTCAGAAACCGGGTGGGCTCCGATCAGTGTCTGCTGCGCCTAGATGTTGTTCCTC CTTCAAATAGAGCTGGAACAATTGCAGGAGCTATTATAGGAACTTTACTTGCTCTAGTGCTCATTGGTTGTATCGTCTTTTGCTGTCATAAAAAGCgcagagaagaaaaatatgaaaaggaagTTCATCATGACATCAG GGAAGATGTGCCTCCTCCCAAGAGTCGTACCTCTACTGCCAGAAGCTACATTGGCAGCAATCATTCATCCCTGGGATCCATGTCTCCTTCTAACATGGAAGGATATTCCAAGACTCTGTATAACCAAGTCCCAAGTGAAGACTTTGAACGTGCTCCTCAGAGTCCAACTCTCCCACCTGCTAAGGTAGCTGCCCCTAATCTAAGTCGAATGGGCGCTGTTCCTGTGATGATTCCAGCACAGAGCAAGGATGGGTCCATAGTATAG
- the CXADR gene encoding coxsackievirus and adenovirus receptor isoform X2 codes for MALLLRFVLLCGVADFARSLTIINPEQMIEKAKGETAYLPCKFTLSEEDQGPLDIEWLLSPADNQKPDQVIILYSGDKIYVDYYQDLKGRVHFTSNDITSGDASINVTNLQLSDIGIYQCKVKKAPGVANKKVQLTVLVKPSGIRCFIDGSEEIGNDFKLKCEPKEGSLPLRYEWQKLSDSQKMPDSWLPEMTSPVISVKNATSEYSGTYSCTVRNRVGSDQCLLRLDVVPPSNRAGTIAGAIIGTLLALVLIGCIVFCCHKKRREEKYEKEVHHDIREDVPPPKSRTSTARSYIGSNHSSLGSMSPSNMEGYSKTLYNQVPSEDFERAPQSPTLPPAKFTPTYETNGITVV; via the exons ATTTCGCCAGAAGTTTGACTATCATTAATCCTGAACAGATGATTGAAAAAGCCAAAGGGGAAACTGCCTATCTACCATGCAAATTTACTCTTAGTGAGGAAGACCAGGGACCACTGGACATTGAATGGCTATTATCACCAGCTGATAATCAGAAGCCGGATCAAGTG attattttatattctgGAGACAAAATTTATGTTGACTACTATCAAGATCTGAAAGGACGAGTACATTTTACAAGCAATGATATCACATCTGGTGATGCATCAATAAATGTAACAAATTTACAGTTATCGGATATCGGCATTTATCAGTGTAAAgtgaaaaaagctcctggtgtTGCAAATAAGAAAGTTCAACTTACAGTTCTtg ttaagcCTTCAGGTATAAGATGCTTCATTGATGGGtcagaagaaattggaaatgactTTAAACTAAAATGCGAACCCAAAGAAGGTTCACTTCCATTACGATATGAATGGCAAAAACTGTCTGACTCTCAGAAAATGCCCGACTCATGGTTACCAG AAATGACTTCACCTGTTATATCTGTAAAAAATGCCACTTCTGAGTACTCTGGGACCTATAGTTGTACAGTCAGAAACCGGGTGGGCTCCGATCAGTGTCTGCTGCGCCTAGATGTTGTTCCTC CTTCAAATAGAGCTGGAACAATTGCAGGAGCTATTATAGGAACTTTACTTGCTCTAGTGCTCATTGGTTGTATCGTCTTTTGCTGTCATAAAAAGCgcagagaagaaaaatatgaaaaggaagTTCATCATGACATCAG GGAAGATGTGCCTCCTCCCAAGAGTCGTACCTCTACTGCCAGAAGCTACATTGGCAGCAATCATTCATCCCTGGGATCCATGTCTCCTTCTAACATGGAAGGATATTCCAAGACTCTGTATAACCAAGTCCCAAGTGAAGACTTTGAACGTGCTCCTCAGAGTCCAACTCTCCCACCTGCTAAG